A region from the Salvia splendens isolate huo1 chromosome 15, SspV2, whole genome shotgun sequence genome encodes:
- the LOC121768808 gene encoding U-box domain-containing protein 40-like, producing MGSGKQRWKISFHKSPSPLKQPPPAEFLCPLSGNLMADPVIVASGHTFERSCVHACVSLSFHPTLTGAAADFSATIPNLALRSTIVNWCLLHRLDPPKPLSFHSAEKIIRQLMPPPPPVEFNRTPSVGSSEESVTPRSAPSRTPPPLLLTTRPSCYSSSSSCDIEITSSSISLEEEELYSRKMKSSEIHEQEEALISLRKLTRTREESRVCFCTPRILSSLKSLIISRYSNLQVNAAAVLVNLSLEKQNKVKIVRSGIVPPLIDLLRGGYIEAQDHAAGAIFSLSLDDQNKTAIGVLGALPPLLHALRSDSERTRHDSALALYHLLLVQSNRVKMIMLGAVQILLGMVKSGHMSGRVMLVLCNLAASAEGRAAMLDGGAVECFVRLLRCGELESEESCVAALYGLSYGGLRFKGLAKECGAEEVVEGLEKKGRSEVAREKCRRILEVLREKHEEDEDVNWEELLGFNDDLTK from the coding sequence ATGGGGAGCGGCAAGCAGCGCTGGAAGATCTCCTTCCACAAATCCCCCTCGCCGCTAAAGCAGCCACCCCCAGCCGAGTTCCTCTGCCCTCTCTCCGGAAATCTCATGGCGGATCCCGTAATCGTCGCCTCTGGCCACACATTTGAGCGTAGCTGCGTTCACGCCTGCGTCTCCCTCTCCTTCCACCCCACTCTCACCGGCGCCGCCGCCGATTTCTCCGCCACCATCCCCAATCTCGCCCTCAGATCCACGATCGTCAACTGGtgcctcctccaccgcctcgaCCCCCCGAAACCCCTCTCCTTTCACTCCGCCGAGAAAATCATCCGTCAATTAatgcctccgcctccgccggtCGAGTTTAATCGGACGCCGAGCGTCGGCAGCTCGGAGGAGTCCGTGACGCCGCGATCGGCGCCGTCGCGgactcctcctcctctccttcTAACTACTCGGCCGTCGTGCTACTCTTCCTCCTCTTCGTGCGACATCGAAATCACGTCGAGTTCGATTTCGCTGGAAGAGGAGGAATTGTATAGTAGGAAGATGAAAAGCTCTGAAATCCATGAGCAGGAGGAGGCGCTGATTTCTCTACGGAAATTGACGCGAACCAGAGAAGAATCACGCGTCTGCTTCTGCACGCCTCGGATTTTATCCTCTCTCAAATCGTTGATTATCTCAAGGTACTCAAATCTGCAGGTGAACGCCGCCGCAGTGTTGGTGAATCTCTCCTTAGAAAAGCAAAACAAGGTCAAAATCGTGCGATCAGGAATCGTGCCGCCGCTAATCGACCTCCTCAGAGGCGGATACATCGAGGCGCAGGACCACGCCGCCGGTGCGATTTTCAGCTTATCTCTCGACGATCAGAACAAGACGGCGATCGGAGTCCTCGGCGCACTTCCGCCACTTCTCCACGCGCTCCGATCCGACTCGGAGCGGACTCGACACGACTCGGCTTTGGCACTTTACCATCTCCTTTTGGTGCAGAGCAACCGCGTGAAGATGATCATGCTCGGCGCGGTCCAGATACTTCTAGGGATGGTGAAATCGGGTCACATGTCGGGTCGGGTGATGCTGGTGCTGTGCAATCTGGCGGCGAGCGCGGAGGGGAGGGCGGCGATGCTGGACGGCGGGGCGGTGGAGTGTTTCGTGAGGCTGCTGAGGTGTGGGGAGTTAGAGTCGGAGGAGAGCTGCGTGGCGGCGCTGTACGGGCTGAGCTACGGCGGGCTGAGGTTCAAGGGGCTGGCGAAGGAGTGCGGggcggaggaggtggtggagggGCTGGAGAAGAAGGGGAGAAGCGAGGTGGCGAGGGAGAAATGCAGGAGGATTTTGGAGGTGTTGAGAGAGAAAcacgaggaggatgaggatgtgAATTGGGAGGAATTGCTGGGTTTCAATGATGATCTCACCAAATAA
- the LOC121767374 gene encoding zinc finger AN1 domain-containing stress-associated protein 12: MGGGTEAFPDLGSHCQKSDCHQLDFLPFTCNACHKVFCLEHRLAKSHECPKPDAGSRKVVVCEACSAAIETTGCDGEDEKKVLERHDKSGDCDPRRKKKPTCPVRRCKEVLTFSNTATCKTCRGRVCLKHRFPADHACNQQRSSNKFLAPRNGKDCGIKVSISSSSSSSQPPSVKAC; encoded by the exons ATGGGCGGCGGAACGGAAGCTTTTCCAGATTTAGGAAGCCATTGCCAAAAATCCGATTGCCATCAGCTCGATTTCCTCCCCTTCACCTGCAACGCATGTCACAAG GTGTTTTGTTTAGAACACCGGTTAGCCAAATCGCACGAGTGTCCGAAACCCGACGCTGGCAGCCGTAAGGTTGTGGTCTGCGAGGCTTGCTCGGCCGCGATCGAGACTACGGGATGCGACGGCGAGGACGAGAAGAAGGTTCTGGAGAGGCACGACAAGTCCGGCGACTGTGAtccgaggaggaagaagaagccgACGTGCCCTGTGCGGCGGTGCAAGGAGGTTCTGACGTTCTCCAACACCGCAACGTGCAAGACTTGCCGAGGTCGGGTTTGCTTGAAGCATAGGTTTCCGGCGGATCACGCCTGCAACCAGCAGAGATCGTCTAACAAGTTTTTGGCTCCGAGGAATGGGAAGGATTGTGGGATCAAGGTTTCTATTTCTAGTTCTAGTTCTAGTTCGCAGCCGCCTAGTGTTAAAGCCTGTTga
- the LOC121767375 gene encoding ferredoxin-thioredoxin reductase catalytic chain, chloroplastic-like gives MRALQASTSYSAGLGISSVAAPLSRPCRRLGAVAKVEPTEKSIEIMRKFSEQYARKSDTYFCVDKGVTSVVIKGLAEHRDTLGAPLCPCRHYDDKAAEAQQGFWNCPCVPMRERKECHCMLFLTPDNDFAGQEQAITVEEIRETTANM, from the exons ATGAGAGCTCTTCAAGCTTCGACCTCCTACAGCGCCGGCCTAGGCATTTCCTCCGTCGCTGCTCCGCTGTCGCGTCCGTGTCGCCGCCTTGGCGCAGTCGCTAAAG TTGAGCCGACGGAGAAATCGATCGAAATAATGAGGAAATTCTCGGAGCAGTATGCGAGGAAGTCCGATACATATTTCTGTGTCGATAAAGGGGTCACCTCTGTTGTCATCAAG GGACTGGCAGAACACAGGGATACATTGGGTGCGCCTCTGTGCCCTTGCAG GCACTATGATGATAAGGCTGCTGAGGCACAACAGGGCTTTTGGAACTGTCCTTGCGTTCCTATGAGAGAAAG GAAGGAATGTCACTGCATGCTTTTTCTTACCCCTGATAATGATTTTGCTGGTCAGGAGCAG GCCATCACGGTGGAAGAGATCCGAGAAACAACAGCAAACATGTAA